In Halobacteriovorax sp. DA5, a genomic segment contains:
- a CDS encoding fimbria/pilus periplasmic chaperone translates to MKLLILLALFPLLMSFTFRPTSQTIDLSNGQKATQFQIENTSSEMIPVTVNVFERIQKEDGSESLPKTNDVSVFPPQLIISPGDRKTIRVDWKGDTNISSEKVYRIVAEQVPLKRGSTNNKNRGGIKMLLKYMNVLYVTKKEFKPKLEASHYNVGKKIRVYIANKGNSHQYLKNVRFEFVKGDQKLSIPAKELSKLNGQNILANTTRYFEFNNTINLKNGYELRASFDK, encoded by the coding sequence TTGAAGTTACTTATTTTATTAGCACTTTTCCCACTTTTAATGTCTTTTACTTTCAGGCCTACTAGTCAAACAATTGATCTAAGCAATGGGCAAAAGGCTACTCAATTTCAAATCGAAAATACGTCATCTGAAATGATTCCTGTAACGGTAAATGTCTTTGAACGAATACAAAAAGAAGACGGAAGCGAGTCCCTTCCTAAGACAAATGATGTGAGTGTTTTCCCTCCTCAACTTATAATCTCGCCAGGGGATCGAAAAACTATTCGTGTGGATTGGAAGGGAGATACGAATATCTCTTCTGAAAAAGTTTATCGAATTGTTGCTGAGCAAGTCCCTTTAAAGCGTGGAAGTACTAATAATAAGAATCGTGGTGGTATTAAGATGCTGCTCAAGTATATGAATGTTCTATATGTAACGAAGAAGGAATTTAAACCTAAACTTGAAGCGAGTCATTATAATGTTGGAAAAAAGATTCGAGTTTATATTGCTAATAAGGGAAATTCTCATCAATACCTAAAGAACGTAAGGTTTGAATTTGTAAAAGGTGATCAGAAGTTATCGATCCCAGCTAAAGAGCTCTCAAAGCTTAATGGACAAAATATTTTGGCCAATACGACACGATACTTTGAATTTAATAATACAATTAACCTAAAAAATGGATATGAGTTAAGAGCGTCTTTTGATAAGTAA
- a CDS encoding fimbria/pilus outer membrane usher protein: protein MISNYRPILFVAFLSQLSPLTAYAQSETELFRSVFGEVNYEAQLELILHGKSLGDIPVKLQGSQLKYIDSVILNEKIRGIVKDEKYKLVDTSKKWVATSTIPYTLSYDSKALQVVLDIPVESLKSVFYSLEENPKIKYAGQTIEAAPFAGSINYLLDKNFGDSYLGGDSLTLNINSFLNIKTYVLQLNGFYVDDEDSSDPYWTRRDFSLTKDFESSRLRTRLGDTTTGRLGFMQSKAIGGFNLRKQFSINPYETPYTQGEKEFQIVRRSNVSTYVNGTLVKKEILPAGNYRLSNLPLVNGINNVRVEIDDGSGVKQLLEFNIPTSLSILKRGEFDYSLSVGRKSDDSGKTRSYVDNNEFYSGLVQYGFTDLFSTGAYYQKDDKFQLTGLYNGIATEFGNFFLGNAYSDYKNFNISGYATSLTWQFQDIAGYLLENLSFTARYEVFGGDFRATADYNGPSIKNNYQLNLSFPIFSHSSINLGAGHEEYRDSGNGSRNFIRTSLNINPINNLNINLYAASTKDLNNPTDHSVSAFLTWSFPSHNSYVSMFRDFENKSSRISYTKDNSNELYKPRYTVSADDDEVNSRLNLSASMPTPMADYFFKASYAHEKNGEDYNQIGFGISTTSLFAYDNGLAYAQSRSNTNSFALFKTKESLKDQKLIIKSTSVHADTQTPLFGELAITDMVPYQYREVQLDPTALDYGTTLEKEKFVLYPTYQSGHLINISDNGLLSLKGKITRNGRPVSLEICQLGEKVFFTDREGYFFVDGVDNETSLLKISGKEVKNISINQESRGIIDIGTIEIEGN from the coding sequence TTGATAAGTAATTATAGACCAATTCTATTTGTTGCATTCCTGTCTCAATTGAGTCCTTTAACTGCTTATGCTCAGTCTGAAACTGAGCTATTTCGTAGTGTCTTTGGTGAAGTTAATTATGAAGCACAATTAGAACTTATTCTTCATGGGAAATCTCTTGGGGATATTCCAGTAAAACTTCAAGGAAGCCAGTTAAAGTATATTGATAGTGTCATACTAAATGAAAAGATTAGAGGCATCGTTAAGGATGAAAAATATAAATTAGTCGACACTTCTAAGAAGTGGGTTGCTACTTCAACAATTCCTTATACTCTAAGTTATGATTCTAAGGCATTACAGGTGGTATTAGATATACCTGTAGAGAGTCTAAAATCTGTTTTCTATTCGTTAGAAGAAAACCCAAAAATTAAATACGCTGGTCAAACTATTGAGGCTGCCCCATTTGCTGGTTCGATTAATTATCTTCTTGATAAGAACTTCGGTGATTCGTATCTTGGTGGTGATTCTCTAACTTTGAATATTAACTCCTTCTTAAATATAAAAACCTATGTTTTGCAGTTGAATGGATTCTATGTTGATGATGAAGATAGTAGCGATCCTTATTGGACGCGAAGAGACTTTAGTTTAACAAAGGATTTTGAATCCTCACGCCTTCGAACGAGGTTAGGGGATACTACAACGGGCCGCTTAGGCTTTATGCAATCAAAAGCAATAGGTGGTTTTAATTTAAGGAAACAGTTTTCAATTAATCCTTATGAGACACCTTATACGCAAGGAGAGAAAGAGTTTCAAATTGTTAGACGATCTAATGTTAGTACTTATGTTAACGGGACTCTTGTAAAAAAAGAAATCCTACCTGCTGGTAATTATCGTTTATCAAATCTTCCACTTGTTAATGGCATTAATAATGTACGTGTAGAAATTGATGATGGAAGTGGTGTTAAGCAGTTATTAGAATTTAATATCCCAACATCACTATCGATTTTAAAAAGAGGTGAGTTTGATTATTCGTTAAGTGTGGGAAGAAAGTCTGATGATTCTGGAAAAACCCGTAGTTATGTCGATAATAATGAGTTTTATAGTGGCCTTGTTCAATATGGTTTTACTGACCTATTTTCAACAGGTGCCTATTATCAAAAAGATGACAAATTTCAATTAACTGGTCTTTATAATGGTATTGCTACAGAGTTTGGAAACTTCTTTCTGGGGAATGCTTATTCTGATTATAAGAATTTTAATATAAGTGGCTATGCAACTTCTTTGACTTGGCAATTTCAGGATATCGCAGGATACTTGCTTGAAAACCTATCATTTACAGCGCGTTATGAAGTTTTCGGTGGAGACTTTAGGGCTACGGCCGATTATAATGGGCCTTCGATTAAAAATAACTATCAACTTAATTTATCATTTCCTATTTTCTCTCATAGCTCGATAAATCTGGGAGCCGGCCATGAAGAATATCGTGATTCTGGAAATGGTTCTCGAAATTTCATCCGTACCTCGTTGAATATTAATCCAATTAATAACTTAAATATAAATCTTTATGCTGCTAGCACAAAAGATTTAAATAATCCGACTGATCACTCTGTTTCTGCTTTTTTAACATGGTCTTTTCCTTCTCATAATAGCTATGTTTCAATGTTTAGAGATTTTGAAAATAAATCAAGTCGAATATCTTACACTAAAGATAATAGTAATGAGCTATATAAGCCGAGATATACAGTTTCCGCAGATGACGATGAAGTTAATAGTCGCTTAAATTTAAGTGCTAGTATGCCAACGCCTATGGCCGATTACTTTTTCAAGGCATCTTATGCTCATGAAAAGAATGGTGAAGATTATAATCAGATAGGATTCGGGATATCGACGACTTCATTATTCGCGTATGATAATGGCCTTGCTTACGCTCAATCTCGTTCTAATACTAATAGTTTTGCCCTCTTTAAAACTAAAGAATCTTTAAAAGATCAAAAGCTCATTATTAAATCAACATCAGTTCATGCAGACACTCAAACTCCGCTCTTTGGGGAGCTTGCAATAACTGATATGGTTCCATATCAATACCGTGAAGTACAATTAGACCCAACTGCTCTTGATTATGGAACAACACTGGAGAAAGAAAAGTTTGTTCTTTATCCGACTTATCAATCAGGACATCTTATCAATATTAGTGACAATGGCCTTTTAAGTCTTAAGGGGAAAATTACACGTAATGGAAGACCGGTTTCACTGGAGATCTGTCAGTTAGGGGAGAAGGTCTTCTTCACTGATCGAGAAGGTTACTTCTTTGTGGATGGTGTTGATAATGAAACAAGTTTACTTAAAATAAGTGGTAAGGAAGTTAAAAATATTTCGATAAATCAAGAATCCCGTGGGATCATTGATATTGGTACGATTGAGATAGAGGGGAATTAA
- a CDS encoding methyl-accepting chemotaxis protein, translating into MKALMKSLSLNTKIILMALIPFVIFTSIFIAYSYSSTKSALLQEKKNQIEDVTKTAYHFLESMNEKVEAGEYTLKEAKEITKHYIASIRYGRDMDDYVWINDLEPRMIVHPSDGLRGKSVKTFVDKAGKPLFNDVVALVKKQDKGFVNYIWNSKADSNVFVEKYSYVELFKPWGWVLGTGIYVDDVNDYIFSVFLNQAMFGFIGLIVIGALFAFVLKTSVSNPLLTMANQLKETSLQVANGSKVTYNTSTQLSAATNEQAASLQETVASVDEISSMIRRNTEFAEDSKKSGEQSEYEVQNGKRTIDEMLYAIENISNSNTDAMKKMESSNNQVQEILNIIKEIEDKTKVINDIVFQTKLLSFNASVEAARSGESGKGFAVVAEEIGSLASMSGAASDEIKVLIDESIKNVEAIVSGTTAMVNEVIQSSSKTVDAGRQKAGQCKEVLDKIVFNVQNVNGKITEIASACNEQTQGVNEITNAIRLIDETTIQNNNSAQEASRSAAILKGQADNLDDIVKLVIDLVGGNKAA; encoded by the coding sequence ATGAAAGCGTTAATGAAAAGTCTAAGTTTAAACACGAAGATAATTCTGATGGCCCTCATACCATTTGTTATCTTCACTTCAATCTTTATTGCCTACTCTTATAGCTCAACAAAGTCTGCGCTATTACAGGAAAAGAAAAATCAAATTGAGGATGTGACTAAAACCGCTTATCACTTCCTTGAGTCGATGAACGAAAAAGTGGAAGCTGGTGAGTATACATTAAAGGAAGCTAAAGAGATCACAAAACATTACATTGCAAGTATTCGCTATGGACGTGATATGGATGACTATGTTTGGATCAATGACCTTGAGCCAAGAATGATCGTTCACCCAAGTGATGGCCTTAGAGGAAAAAGTGTTAAGACATTTGTCGACAAGGCAGGAAAACCTCTCTTTAATGACGTTGTTGCTCTTGTAAAAAAACAGGACAAAGGTTTTGTTAACTACATCTGGAATAGTAAAGCTGATAGTAATGTATTTGTTGAGAAGTACTCTTACGTTGAGTTATTCAAGCCATGGGGATGGGTACTTGGTACAGGTATCTATGTTGACGACGTTAATGATTATATTTTCAGCGTCTTTCTAAACCAAGCAATGTTCGGTTTTATCGGTCTTATTGTTATTGGTGCATTATTTGCTTTCGTTTTAAAAACAAGTGTATCAAATCCTCTCCTAACAATGGCAAATCAACTTAAAGAAACTTCACTACAAGTCGCTAACGGTTCCAAAGTAACATATAACACATCAACTCAATTATCTGCTGCAACTAATGAACAGGCTGCGTCTCTTCAAGAAACAGTTGCTTCAGTTGATGAAATATCTTCAATGATACGAAGAAATACTGAATTCGCTGAGGACTCTAAAAAGTCAGGTGAGCAGTCTGAGTACGAAGTACAAAACGGTAAACGCACTATCGATGAAATGCTTTACGCTATTGAGAATATTTCAAATAGCAACACAGATGCAATGAAGAAAATGGAAAGTAGTAATAACCAAGTTCAAGAGATCTTAAATATCATTAAAGAAATTGAAGATAAGACTAAAGTTATTAATGACATTGTTTTTCAAACGAAACTTCTTTCTTTCAATGCTTCTGTTGAAGCTGCTAGATCAGGTGAAAGTGGAAAAGGTTTTGCTGTTGTTGCAGAAGAGATCGGATCTCTTGCATCAATGTCTGGAGCTGCATCTGATGAAATCAAAGTATTAATTGATGAATCAATCAAGAATGTCGAAGCAATTGTTTCAGGCACAACTGCAATGGTAAATGAAGTTATTCAAAGCAGTTCAAAAACTGTTGATGCTGGAAGACAGAAGGCCGGCCAGTGTAAAGAAGTTCTCGATAAAATCGTTTTCAATGTACAGAACGTAAATGGAAAAATTACTGAGATCGCAAGTGCATGTAACGAACAAACACAAGGTGTAAATGAAATTACGAATGCAATCAGACTCATCGATGAAACAACAATTCAAAATAATAACTCTGCACAAGAAGCATCTCGCTCGGCCGCAATTCTAAAAGGCCAAGCAGATAATCTCGATGATATCGTCAAATTAGTTATCGACCTCGTCGGTGGCAATAAAGCTGCCTAA
- a CDS encoding GNAT family N-acetyltransferase, with protein sequence MEPIMKASKYSDFPWDMRISGLNRGSTFIVTIWTSENFVGYLEIGEHWDNSNDLELSSIQIYPRYRKTFAFKKLLKEGFKYLTSKGPECDIYSHVQVSNIKMMTIFKRLGFSFSEGRSSHTMQVKGKLSEILDTDLYKLIMN encoded by the coding sequence ATGGAGCCAATTATGAAGGCTTCAAAATATAGTGATTTTCCATGGGATATGAGAATTAGTGGTTTAAATAGGGGCTCGACATTTATTGTCACAATATGGACGAGTGAGAATTTTGTTGGTTATTTAGAAATTGGTGAGCATTGGGATAACTCTAATGATCTTGAACTTTCTTCTATCCAGATATACCCAAGATACAGAAAGACATTTGCTTTTAAAAAGTTACTAAAGGAAGGATTTAAATACTTAACAAGTAAAGGTCCGGAATGTGATATCTATAGTCATGTGCAAGTTTCAAATATAAAAATGATGACGATATTTAAGCGTCTTGGCTTTAGCTTTTCAGAAGGGAGAAGTTCTCACACTATGCAAGTTAAAGGGAAGCTGAGTGAGATATTAGATACTGATTTATATAAATTGATAATGAATTAA
- the dapF gene encoding diaminopimelate epimerase yields MTKFSKYSSNGNDFILIDNRDGKQDVGNTQKWQQLCQRCFGIGADGVVFLESSDKYDFHMRYLNADGNEESMCGNATRAITDFYRRTTQTKNTDFKFTTGSGLYSSGIEGDVIWVHMAVIKDADLYDLSNKYEDAQDSYYINTGVEHSVFMVYDAQEVDVDSVGRRIRFDEDFPRGSNANFINQIDEGEWRIRTYERGVEAETFACGTGNVAAACMLWDKEYEHRDEIEFLTNGGILFVKRVDGFIYLGGQTKLVYTGEFND; encoded by the coding sequence ATGACAAAGTTTAGTAAGTATAGCTCTAATGGAAATGACTTCATTCTCATTGATAATCGCGATGGGAAGCAAGACGTTGGCAACACACAAAAATGGCAGCAACTATGTCAGCGCTGCTTTGGTATCGGTGCCGATGGAGTGGTTTTTCTGGAAAGTAGTGACAAGTATGACTTTCATATGCGCTACCTAAATGCTGATGGCAATGAAGAGAGTATGTGTGGAAACGCAACTCGTGCTATCACTGACTTCTATCGCCGTACGACGCAAACAAAGAATACTGACTTTAAATTTACTACGGGAAGTGGGCTCTACTCTTCAGGTATTGAAGGTGATGTCATCTGGGTTCACATGGCCGTCATTAAAGACGCTGATCTATATGATCTCTCGAACAAATATGAAGATGCTCAAGATTCGTACTATATTAATACTGGTGTTGAACACAGTGTATTTATGGTCTATGACGCGCAAGAAGTTGATGTTGATTCTGTTGGCAGACGCATTCGCTTTGATGAAGATTTCCCTCGAGGCTCAAATGCTAACTTCATTAATCAAATTGATGAAGGTGAGTGGCGTATTCGAACATATGAGCGTGGGGTCGAAGCCGAGACCTTTGCTTGTGGGACGGGGAATGTCGCAGCGGCATGTATGCTGTGGGATAAGGAATATGAACATAGAGACGAAATAGAATTTCTCACAAATGGTGGTATACTATTTGTTAAAAGAGTCGATGGCTTCATCTATTTAGGGGGCCAGACAAAACTTGTCTATACTGGTGAATTTAATGATTAA
- a CDS encoding fimbrial protein, with protein sequence MKIVKGLFISSLVMVSTAYAATTGTLVLKGQVPALLSISVTPEAVASALPLDTTQVDSKVATVNEVSNSNSGYTVSFSSANQGKLVHNSVTSSSIDYALSYDGNAVDLSTTDVFTFSSAASVNVDKDLAISYTGVDHQNLIQGEYADTVTLTIAAN encoded by the coding sequence ATGAAAATTGTTAAAGGTTTATTCATCTCTTCACTCGTTATGGTTTCAACTGCTTACGCGGCAACAACTGGAACTCTTGTTTTAAAAGGGCAAGTTCCTGCACTATTGTCAATTAGTGTTACACCAGAGGCCGTTGCATCTGCTCTTCCTCTAGACACTACTCAAGTGGACTCTAAAGTTGCTACTGTAAATGAGGTTTCAAACTCAAATAGTGGTTATACTGTTTCTTTTAGTTCAGCAAACCAAGGAAAGCTAGTTCACAATTCAGTTACTTCATCGTCAATCGACTATGCATTAAGCTATGACGGAAATGCTGTTGATTTATCAACTACTGATGTATTCACATTCTCATCTGCGGCAAGTGTGAATGTCGATAAGGATTTAGCAATTTCTTATACTGGTGTCGATCACCAAAACCTTATTCAAGGTGAATACGCTGATACAGTTACTTTAACGATTGCAGCTAATTAA
- a CDS encoding CPBP family intramembrane glutamic endopeptidase produces the protein MKVEVMNSNLNEKLYYEDCELLKRVAIFIMAITIYYVSWYYGKDILMNLFYGYIKNGVLKPKLFFSHLLIYGSIFSAICSYVMIFIAYKLGVIRLPKYLVNIKAALLYGIVSALALSVLFIIYWLIRGYDFQFLINSQSILGNIFSNYYEEISYRALLVGVTLALFRNKWIAIVIPSLIMVSTHTQYPFEFKCLVFLGSCFFSYVYIRTSNLVSSWSSHQVSDIVLDTILKV, from the coding sequence ATGAAAGTAGAGGTTATGAATTCTAATTTAAATGAAAAATTATACTATGAAGATTGCGAACTATTAAAAAGAGTGGCCATATTTATCATGGCCATAACTATTTATTATGTAAGTTGGTACTATGGGAAAGATATTTTAATGAATCTTTTCTATGGTTATATTAAAAACGGTGTTTTAAAACCAAAGCTTTTTTTTAGTCACTTACTTATTTATGGATCAATATTTAGCGCGATTTGCTCATATGTTATGATTTTTATTGCTTACAAATTAGGCGTAATAAGACTCCCAAAGTATTTAGTTAATATAAAGGCGGCCCTCTTATATGGTATAGTAAGTGCTCTTGCTTTATCTGTGCTTTTTATTATTTATTGGTTAATCCGCGGATATGATTTTCAATTTCTAATTAACTCTCAAAGTATTCTTGGGAATATTTTCTCTAATTATTATGAAGAAATAAGTTATAGGGCCCTACTTGTTGGTGTTACTCTAGCTCTATTTCGCAATAAATGGATTGCGATAGTTATTCCATCATTGATTATGGTTAGTACACATACTCAATATCCATTTGAGTTTAAATGTCTTGTGTTCTTAGGGTCTTGTTTTTTTAGCTATGTTTATATCAGAACATCTAACTTAGTTTCATCTTGGTCATCACATCAAGTATCAGATATCGTCTTAGATACGATTCTAAAAGTTTAA
- a CDS encoding TlyA family RNA methyltransferase, with product MSEENFERLDKKLVELGLVATRSRAQQVIGDGKVTVAGKVVTKTSYKVSSSDDVQLNESSEEVGRGFHKIAGALEAFDVIIENKLVADVGASTGGFTQFCLNHGASKVFAIDVGHGQLAPSLVSDARVVNLEGTNIRELHKLDKAVDLCVVDLSFISLNLIWKNLVDISNDDAEMIVLFKPQFEVGRDGIGKKGIVKDNSYVLRAVEEMKIQCEAMGLGILGFKPCVIKGRKSGNQEYFLYLKKNAKSLLSLEDLNKEVGE from the coding sequence ATGTCTGAAGAAAATTTTGAAAGATTAGATAAGAAACTCGTCGAGCTCGGCCTTGTTGCTACTCGCAGTCGTGCCCAACAGGTAATAGGTGATGGTAAAGTCACTGTTGCGGGTAAAGTTGTAACTAAAACATCATATAAAGTTTCAAGTAGTGATGACGTTCAACTTAATGAAAGTAGCGAAGAAGTTGGCCGTGGCTTTCATAAAATTGCCGGTGCCCTCGAAGCATTTGATGTTATTATTGAGAATAAATTAGTCGCAGATGTTGGTGCCAGCACTGGTGGTTTTACGCAATTTTGCCTAAATCATGGAGCCTCTAAAGTCTTTGCCATTGACGTTGGGCATGGACAACTTGCACCAAGTCTTGTTAGTGATGCTAGAGTGGTAAACCTCGAAGGAACAAATATAAGGGAGCTTCATAAGTTAGACAAAGCTGTTGATCTTTGTGTTGTTGACCTTTCATTTATTTCCCTGAACTTGATTTGGAAAAATTTAGTTGATATCAGTAATGACGATGCTGAAATGATCGTTCTTTTTAAACCTCAATTTGAAGTTGGAAGAGATGGTATTGGTAAGAAGGGAATTGTAAAAGATAATAGTTATGTTCTAAGGGCCGTTGAAGAAATGAAGATTCAATGTGAAGCCATGGGACTTGGGATTCTTGGATTTAAGCCTTGTGTAATTAAAGGACGTAAGAGTGGAAATCAAGAATACTTTTTATATTTAAAGAAGAACGCTAAATCTCTTCTTTCGCTAGAAGATTTGAATAAAGAAGTTGGAGAATAA
- a CDS encoding biosynthetic peptidoglycan transglycosylase: protein MFKKITFLFILFLFVLAGYVLSRVPVLNINRLASGYVKTTVKNEDVSYLVTSKRPRNWAYINTMPKHVYYAFIVSEDWSFYEHQGVDFRQIYHAVTDHLKGEKLRGASTISQQLAKNLYTKSERSLERKVFELFTTMYLEEKLSKNRILETYLNVIEFGKGLYGIKDASWYYFKKRPADLNPKESAFLAMLLPNPKIYSQSFRDKKLTEYATTTVNSILRKMKVTKAISEEEMLAYQKEALSFEQVTVKESGSKQILEEEFFEL from the coding sequence ATGTTCAAGAAAATTACGTTCCTATTTATCCTCTTTCTATTTGTCTTAGCAGGCTATGTATTATCACGTGTGCCCGTTCTAAACATTAATAGACTGGCCAGTGGTTATGTTAAAACGACTGTAAAGAATGAAGATGTGTCTTATCTTGTAACAAGTAAGAGACCTCGCAATTGGGCCTATATCAATACTATGCCGAAGCATGTTTACTATGCCTTCATTGTTAGTGAAGATTGGTCATTTTATGAGCACCAAGGTGTCGACTTTAGACAAATCTATCATGCTGTTACTGATCACTTAAAAGGTGAGAAGTTGAGAGGTGCAAGTACAATTTCTCAGCAGCTTGCAAAGAATCTTTATACTAAGAGTGAAAGAAGTCTTGAACGAAAAGTCTTTGAACTTTTTACGACAATGTATTTAGAAGAAAAGTTATCAAAGAATCGAATTCTTGAAACCTATTTGAATGTCATTGAATTTGGAAAAGGCTTGTATGGAATAAAAGACGCAAGTTGGTACTATTTTAAAAAGCGCCCTGCTGATTTGAATCCAAAAGAATCTGCTTTTTTAGCAATGTTACTTCCTAATCCAAAAATTTATTCACAATCGTTTAGAGACAAGAAGCTAACTGAGTATGCAACGACAACAGTTAACTCAATCCTTCGAAAAATGAAAGTTACTAAGGCCATATCGGAAGAAGAGATGTTAGCCTATCAAAAGGAAGCCCTTTCATTTGAGCAGGTAACTGTTAAAGAAAGTGGAAGTAAGCAAATACTAGAAGAGGAATTCTTTGAGCTTTAA
- a CDS encoding DUF1232 domain-containing protein produces MKLLSTKIFPLIGLVVSGIYLLNPTAGIIELIPDNIPYIGNLDEAGAVILFLSCLKILRAKKERE; encoded by the coding sequence ATGAAGTTACTTTCAACTAAAATATTTCCTCTCATAGGCCTTGTTGTCTCTGGGATCTATCTTCTAAATCCGACCGCTGGAATTATCGAATTAATTCCAGATAATATTCCCTATATTGGTAACCTCGATGAAGCGGGTGCCGTGATTCTGTTTCTATCTTGTTTAAAGATACTTCGCGCCAAAAAAGAAAGAGAGTAA
- a CDS encoding DUF4242 domain-containing protein, translated as MPKYIIERELPGAGKLSQQDLQGLSQKSCDVLEEMGPSIQWVQSYVTNDKVYCEYIAPNEDLIREHAHKGDFPITSIAKVGTIIDPTTAES; from the coding sequence ATGCCAAAATACATCATTGAAAGGGAGCTTCCTGGTGCTGGTAAATTATCGCAACAGGATCTACAAGGTCTCTCTCAGAAATCTTGTGATGTTTTAGAGGAAATGGGACCAAGTATTCAGTGGGTACAAAGCTATGTAACAAATGATAAGGTCTATTGTGAGTACATTGCTCCTAATGAAGATCTTATTAGGGAACACGCACATAAGGGTGATTTTCCTATTACTAGTATTGCTAAGGTTGGAACTATTATTGATCCCACCACAGCTGAGTCTTAA
- a CDS encoding cupin domain-containing protein: MKIIDSVKDVNFKTFPGGDMFSVLVGRHDSTGASEHHTVAIVKLPAGTKSDEHYHKEREESYFVISGTGRAIIDGVENHIKAGSLVYTKPNEKHAFINDGNDEFIYLIITAPYWVPEDSHH; the protein is encoded by the coding sequence ATGAAAATTATCGACTCAGTAAAAGATGTTAATTTTAAAACTTTTCCAGGTGGAGATATGTTCAGCGTACTTGTTGGAAGGCATGACTCAACAGGTGCAAGCGAGCACCATACAGTTGCAATTGTAAAGCTTCCTGCAGGTACAAAATCAGACGAGCATTACCATAAAGAAAGAGAAGAGTCATACTTTGTTATTAGCGGTACAGGAAGGGCAATTATTGATGGAGTCGAAAATCATATTAAGGCCGGAAGTTTGGTCTATACGAAACCGAATGAAAAGCATGCCTTTATAAATGATGGTAATGACGAATTTATTTATTTGATTATTACAGCACCCTATTGGGTACCTGAAGATTCACACCATTAA
- a CDS encoding TIGR00730 family Rossman fold protein, which produces MRVCVFCGSSSGKGETYLNYAKDLGEKLVGNGHYLVYGGASIGVMGKIADTMLAKDGHVIGVMPKSLIDWEVGHQGLTEFIEVDTMHTRKERMYELSDVFVTYPGGFGTLDELFEITTWAQLQYHKKPIYLVNVNGYFDHLIKHIENSVAEGFISKEHFELITILNSNEELMERIN; this is translated from the coding sequence ATGAGAGTATGTGTATTTTGTGGATCATCAAGTGGAAAGGGTGAAACGTATCTAAATTATGCCAAGGACTTAGGTGAGAAGCTTGTCGGTAATGGCCACTACCTCGTTTATGGTGGTGCCTCTATTGGTGTAATGGGAAAGATTGCAGATACAATGCTGGCTAAAGACGGACACGTTATTGGTGTTATGCCAAAGTCTCTTATTGATTGGGAAGTAGGGCATCAAGGTCTAACTGAGTTTATAGAAGTGGATACAATGCATACTCGTAAAGAAAGAATGTATGAGCTTTCAGATGTCTTCGTGACTTATCCTGGTGGGTTTGGAACACTTGATGAATTATTTGAAATTACAACATGGGCACAGCTTCAATATCACAAGAAGCCAATCTATTTAGTTAATGTAAACGGCTACTTTGATCATTTAATTAAACATATTGAAAATTCAGTTGCTGAGGGATTTATCTCGAAAGAGCACTTTGAGTTGATTACGATTTTAAATTCAAATGAAGAATTAATGGAGAGGATCAATTAA